The following are from one region of the Ischnura elegans chromosome 12, ioIscEleg1.1, whole genome shotgun sequence genome:
- the LOC124169795 gene encoding uncharacterized protein LOC124169795: MTELSTYLRKAADILYDYEWVYNFRATHILVNNILSHIPEVWIQAFLGLSDDDLTLLTNGIVKDSWPKCLAEFAYRCNELMLPQAGMESFSQNKGWDYIPAEIRKGMSPKKQHEVLHLTSFIYHQCCEGNLSRILDLGSGLGYLGKLLHHRSGYRVLGLEANIGCVGKAASMQQPICSSGVKHVALTLRPAHSEEEWRTTVDQVTSVLEDLGNWQGKCSCGSVPPESEATESVSQSEQDFAEPVCMVSLHSCGDLSPTALRLFLELPQATRLVVMSCCFHKMKTALPGGSRAEQGTTTVEDEAGDGEADVDVDDEVFPDFPMSSELKRVVGSRRSFLRRPLLRLASELTIEMWRLMTESQRCEHSLYVLGRAVFELYGMKEHYKLKKVRRRGARKTKRSNFEGYLEDALHRFKFVPLCTQPTCLSPGCSNFNSRGRSPTSEDHRISEEDSSRPFASSPTTLRSKATCSRRSKSFSRRHTNPCSPSHDIPFIDEDDCEGSRETVVSPDDDPGPCSPINAGAAPVGDVASPQTDPVCLDQTPLEVHRAKLKALMDEQCTPETVRLTTALYAMQACIQAIAEGLVIADRLAFLLERGGPTIEASLVRVFDRSLSPRSLAIVANKGRKQGSPSWEFGRQ, translated from the exons CCGGAAGTCTGGATCCAAGCATTTTTGGGTCTGTCGGATGATGATCTTACCCTTCTTACCAACGGCATTGTTAAG gaTAGTTGGCCCAAATGCCTCGCTGAATTTGCCTACCGCTGCAATGAGTTGATGCTTCCTCAAGCAGGTATGGAGAgtttttctcaaaacaaagggTGGGATTACATCCCTGCTGAAATAAGAAAAGGAATGTCACCCAAGAAACAGCACGAAGTTCTTCATCTGACATCGTTCATATACCATCAGTGTTGTGAGGGCAATCTTTCTAGAATACTTGATCTGGGATCAGGTTTG GGTTACTTGGGTAAGCTGCTACATCATCGGAGTGGTTACCGTGTCCTAGGACTTGAGGCCAACATTGGCTGTGTTGGGAAGGCTGCCAGCATGCAGCAGCCAATCTGCTCATCTGGCGTGAAGCATGTGGCGCTCACTCTTAGACCGGCGCATAGTGAGGAGGAGTGGAGGACAACCGTCGATCAGGTCACAAGTGTCCTTGAGGACCTTGGGAATTGGCAGGGGAAATGTTCTTGTGGTAGTGTACCTCCGGAATCGGAAGCCACAGAATCTGTAAGCCAATCAGAGCAAGATTTTGCTGAGCCTGTTTGCATGGTTAGTCTTCACTCATGTGGAGACCTCAGTCCGACAGCTCTGAGGCTATTTCTTGAGTTACCCCAGGCCACCCGTCTTGTTGTGATGTCTTGCTGCTTCCACAAGATGAAAACAGCGCTGCCTGGTGGTTCTCGAGCTGAACAGGGTACAACCACTGTGGAAGATGAGGCTGGAGATGGTGAGGCAGatgttgatgttgatgatgaaGTCTTTCCGGACTTTCCAATGAGCTCGGAGCTGAAGCGTGTGGTTGGTTCTCGACGTAGCTTCCTTCGCCGGCCACTGCTGCGCTTGGCATCCGAGTTGACAATTGAGATGTGGCGCCTCATGACGGAAAGTCAGCGGTGTGAACACTCACTCTACGTGCTGGGGCGTGCTGTGTTCGAGTTGTATGGCATGAAAG AGCACTACAAGCTGAAGAAAGTGCGACGACGCGGGGCTAGGAAGACCAAGCGGTCAAACTTCGAAGGCTACTTGGAAGACGCTCTGCACCGTTTCAAGTTTGTTCCCCTGTGCACGCAACCGACGTGTTTGTCTCCGGGCTGCAGCAATTTCAACTCCCGGGGACGGAGTCCGACGTCTGAAGACCACCGCATCTCCGAAGAAGACAGTTCCAGACCTTTTGCGAGCAGTCCCACAACTCTTCGGTCCAAGGCTACATGTTCCCGGCGTTCAAAATCCTTTTCCAGAAGGCACACTAATCCCTGTTCACCCTCCCATGATATTCCTTTCATTGACGAAGACGACTGTGAAGGGTCGCGGGAAACTGTGGTCTCACCAGATGACGATCCTGGGCCATGTTCACCTATCAACGCTGGTGCTGCTCCTGTTGGTGACGTGGCAAGTCCGCAAACCGATCCCGTTTGCCTGGACCAGACACCTTTAGAAGTGCACCGTGCTAAACTCAAAGCTTTAATGGACGAACAGTGTACTCCAGAGACAGTTCGACTCACCACCGCACTCTACGCGATGCAGGCGTGTATTCAGGCCATCGCGGAGGGTCTCGTTATCGCAGATAGACTGGCATTCCTCCTAGAACGAGGTGGACCGACTATCGAAGCTTCTCTGGTCAGGGTTTTCGACCGGAGTCTCTCGCCTAGGAGCCTCGCAATTGTTGCAAACAAGG